CTCTCGGACTGGTAGTCGGTGTACTGGTAGGGGTTGTCGAGCACCTTGTTGCCCTCGGGCAGGGCCGGGTTCATCCCGGCCCGCCAGGTCTCCTCGCCCATCGTCGAGCGGAGGTGGTCGACGGTGGCGTCGACGGCACGTCGTACGCCGGCAGGGTCGAAGCCGACCAGCCGGCCGTCGGTCTTCACGACCCGACCGTCGACGATCACCGTGTGCACGTCGCCGCGCTGGGCCTGGAAGGCGACGTGGCCGTAAGGGTTGAGCAACGGGAAGGAGACCGGCGAGTCGTCGTTCTTGATCAGTACGACGTCGGCCTTCTTGCCGGCCTCGAGGCTGCCGAGGTCGTCGCGGCCGAGGGCGTGCGCGCCGCCGCGGGTGGCCCAGTCGACGACGTGCTCGGCGCGCAACGACAGGGCGGTCACGGTGTCGCCCTGCACGTGCGCCTCGAGGTGCTCGCGCGACCGGTCGGCGCCGAGCGTGGTCCGCATCGCGGAGAACAGGTCCCCGCTCCACCAGACGCTGGTGTCCATCGAGAGCGACACCGGGATGTCGTGCTGCCGCACCTGCCAGGTCGGCGGGTAGCCCTGTCCTGCGCTCTGCTCGGACTCCGTCGAGACCGACACCGAGCCGCCACTGGCTGCGATCCGCTGGTAGGAGTCCGTGCTCAGCGTGGCCGCGTGCACGTAGATCGTGTCGGTGCCCGCGAAGCCGTTCTCGTGGATCAGCCGGATGCCGTCGTCGTTGGTCGCGCCCCAGACCCCGGCGTGGGTGGTCACCGGCAGGCCGAGGTCGCGGGCCACCTCGAAGGCCGCCCGCTCGGGGAACGCCGGGTCGCCGGTGACGTCGAAGGCCAGCTGGAAGCCGAGCAGGTCGCCGGCACCGGTACGACGTCGCTCGAAGAAGTCGCGGACGGCCGGGTCCGCGGTCCACTCCCACGGGCCGGCCTGGATGTTGCCGTAGGCCAGCACGAACCGGCCCGGCACCGACTGGAGCG
This genomic window from Nocardioides cynanchi contains:
- a CDS encoding amidohydrolase family protein, whose product is MTDSIVLRGGTVLTMDDSHTVHETADVLIVGDRVEAVGEALAVPDGTREIDASGGIVMPGMIDTHRHMWQTAMRGYGADWTLTQYFVWYYLEHGKTFRPEDIHAGNVLSAWESLEAGVTTTVDWSHGLQTVDHADAAVDALQSVPGRFVLAYGNIQAGPWEWTADPAVRDFFERRRTGAGDLLGFQLAFDVTGDPAFPERAAFEVARDLGLPVTTHAGVWGATNDDGIRLIHENGFAGTDTIYVHAATLSTDSYQRIAASGGSVSVSTESEQSAGQGYPPTWQVRQHDIPVSLSMDTSVWWSGDLFSAMRTTLGADRSREHLEAHVQGDTVTALSLRAEHVVDWATRGGAHALGRDDLGSLEAGKKADVVLIKNDDSPVSFPLLNPYGHVAFQAQRGDVHTVIVDGRVVKTDGRLVGFDPAGVRRAVDATVDHLRSTMGEETWRAGMNPALPEGNKVLDNPYQYTDYQSESTHGARGSMFGDTDPGH